A window of the Mucilaginibacter sp. cycad4 genome harbors these coding sequences:
- a CDS encoding heme-binding domain-containing protein, giving the protein MKTNRKPLYQRKAFLIILILFAGFLSIQFVRPDISNPPVTGDLEAPADVKAIIQRACYDCHSNNTNLRWYDKIVPVYWGVASHIKQGRADLNFSEWNKLAPADQKGKLWESVNQIIAGAMPLPGYTAVHAGAKVSADDLAVLKNYLAGMVHSKPADTATINAANKQYEGWQKNKTAVSKLPTAANGISYIPDYKNWQPISTTERFDNNTLRVIFGNDIAVKAIKENKIHPWPNGAIFAKVAWAQLQDKDGTTHTGEFKQVEYMIKDDKKYASTYGWGWARFKTPKMVPYGGANVMFTTECMNCHKPMAAEDFVFTQPIKH; this is encoded by the coding sequence ATGAAAACCAACAGAAAACCCTTGTATCAACGAAAAGCATTCCTTATCATCCTGATCTTATTTGCCGGTTTTTTGAGTATCCAGTTTGTGCGACCGGATATTTCCAATCCGCCGGTAACAGGCGACCTGGAAGCCCCGGCCGATGTTAAGGCCATTATTCAACGTGCCTGTTATGATTGCCATTCTAACAACACCAATTTGAGGTGGTACGATAAAATTGTTCCGGTTTACTGGGGGGTAGCATCTCATATCAAACAGGGCAGGGCCGATCTTAATTTTTCCGAATGGAACAAACTTGCCCCGGCCGATCAGAAAGGCAAACTCTGGGAATCGGTAAATCAAATAATAGCCGGGGCAATGCCTTTGCCGGGTTATACAGCAGTTCATGCCGGGGCAAAAGTATCAGCAGACGATCTTGCTGTTTTGAAGAACTATCTTGCAGGTATGGTACATAGCAAACCCGCTGATACCGCAACAATCAATGCTGCAAACAAACAATATGAAGGCTGGCAAAAAAACAAAACAGCAGTAAGTAAATTGCCAACAGCAGCTAACGGCATCTCTTACATCCCCGATTATAAAAACTGGCAGCCCATCAGTACAACCGAGCGCTTTGATAATAATACCCTGCGCGTAATCTTCGGTAATGATATTGCAGTGAAAGCGATCAAAGAAAACAAGATCCACCCCTGGCCAAACGGCGCCATATTTGCCAAAGTAGCCTGGGCGCAACTCCAGGATAAGGACGGAACCACCCATACCGGCGAATTTAAACAGGTTGAATACATGATTAAAGACGATAAAAAATATGCGTCAACCTATGGCTGGGGCTGGGCGAGGTTCAAGACACCGAAAATGGTTCCATATGGCGGGGCCAATGTGATGTTTACCACAGAATGTATGAATTGCCACAAGCCTATGGCTGCCGAAGATTTTGTATTTACCCAGCCCATTAAACACTAA
- a CDS encoding AraC family transcriptional regulator translates to MKLYIKNMVCSRCKIMVKTELEKAGLQPVSVDLGEVEVKEDPTPAQLKQLETSLNALGFELIDNQKSRIIEQIKTLIIEHVHYTEAQSPLKLSALLTSKLNYDYGYLSNLFSAVEGSTIEKYYIAQRIEKVKELLVYNELSLSEIAFQLSYSSVAHLSSQFKQVTGMTPSAFKALQGSKRTNLEDI, encoded by the coding sequence ATGAAGCTGTACATAAAAAACATGGTTTGCAGCCGCTGCAAAATAATGGTAAAAACCGAGCTGGAAAAAGCCGGGTTACAGCCTGTTTCCGTTGATCTTGGCGAGGTGGAGGTTAAAGAAGACCCCACTCCGGCCCAGCTTAAACAATTGGAAACATCGTTAAATGCCCTTGGTTTTGAACTCATTGACAATCAAAAGAGCCGTATTATTGAACAGATCAAAACCCTCATCATTGAGCATGTTCATTATACCGAAGCGCAATCACCCTTAAAGCTTTCGGCGCTGCTTACTTCAAAGCTTAATTACGATTATGGGTACCTGAGCAACCTGTTTTCGGCTGTGGAAGGCTCAACCATCGAAAAATACTACATAGCCCAGCGAATTGAAAAAGTGAAGGAGCTGCTGGTTTATAATGAACTCAGTCTTTCCGAAATTGCTTTTCAATTAAGCTATAGCAGTGTTGCCCATCTATCCAGCCAGTTTAAACAGGTAACGGGGATGACCCCCTCTGCCTTTAAGGCATTGCAGGGCAGTAAACGCACGAACCTGGAAGATATTTAA